Proteins from a single region of Acidovorax sp. NCPPB 3576:
- a CDS encoding 3-deoxy-7-phosphoheptulonate synthase gives MTATANPTSDAWYRDVEKTSQTDDERIKDITVLPPPEHLIRFFPIRGTAVESLITRTRRGIQDIMAGRDDRLLVVIGPCSIHDPAAALEYARRLKAVREQYADTLEIVMRVYFEKPRTTVGWKGLINDPYLDESYRIDEGLRIARQLLIDINRMGVPAGSEFLDVISPQYIGDLISWGAIGARTTESQVHRELASGLSAPIGFKNGTDGNIRIATDAIQSASRGHHFLSVHKNGQVAIVNTQGNPDCHVILRGGKAPNYDAASVAAACQDLEAAKLPATLMVDCSHANSSKQHEKQRDVARDIGAQIAGGSRCVFGVMIESHLTAGAQKFTPGKDQPGALEYGKSITDACLGWDDSLSALADLSAAVAARRAR, from the coding sequence ATGACGGCCACTGCCAACCCCACCAGCGATGCCTGGTACCGCGACGTCGAGAAGACCAGCCAGACCGACGACGAACGTATCAAGGACATCACCGTGTTGCCCCCTCCAGAACATCTGATCCGCTTTTTCCCCATTCGGGGAACGGCGGTGGAATCCCTGATCACGCGCACGCGGCGCGGCATCCAGGACATCATGGCCGGCCGGGACGACCGGCTGCTGGTGGTGATCGGCCCCTGTTCCATCCACGACCCGGCCGCCGCGCTGGAGTATGCGCGGCGCCTGAAGGCGGTGCGCGAGCAGTACGCCGACACGCTGGAGATCGTGATGCGCGTGTACTTCGAGAAGCCCCGCACCACGGTGGGCTGGAAGGGCCTGATCAACGATCCGTATCTGGACGAGAGCTACCGCATCGACGAAGGCCTGCGCATCGCGCGCCAGCTGCTCATCGACATCAACCGCATGGGCGTGCCGGCCGGCAGCGAGTTCCTGGACGTGATCTCGCCCCAGTACATCGGCGACCTCATCAGCTGGGGCGCCATCGGCGCGCGCACCACCGAAAGCCAGGTGCACCGCGAACTGGCCTCGGGCCTGTCGGCGCCGATCGGCTTCAAGAACGGCACGGACGGCAACATCCGCATCGCCACCGACGCGATCCAGTCCGCCAGCCGCGGCCACCACTTCCTGTCGGTGCACAAGAACGGGCAGGTGGCCATCGTCAACACGCAGGGCAATCCCGACTGCCACGTGATCCTGCGCGGCGGCAAGGCGCCCAACTACGACGCGGCCAGCGTCGCCGCGGCCTGCCAGGACCTGGAGGCCGCGAAGCTGCCCGCCACGCTGATGGTGGATTGCAGCCATGCCAACAGCAGCAAGCAGCACGAAAAGCAGCGCGACGTGGCGCGCGATATCGGCGCGCAGATCGCGGGCGGCTCGCGCTGCGTGTTCGGCGTGATGATCGAGAGCCACCTGACCGCCGGCGCCCAGAAATTCACGCCGGGCAAGGACCAGCCGGGCGCCCTGGAGTACGGCAAGAGCATCACCGACGCCTGCCTGGGCTGGGACGACTCGCTGTCGGCGCTGGCCGATCTGTCGGCGGCCGTGGCCGCACGCCGCGCCCGCTGA
- a CDS encoding DUF2848 domain-containing protein — protein sequence MPQHTFDLAGHGPVTLDIRHLVIAGWAGRDRAAVDHHIAELAAIGVKPPSTVPTFYRVASQLLDTGSAVQVPGHDSSGEVECVLLASEAHGVLVGIGSDHTDRKVEAYDVTVSKQMCAKPVGRSLWRLSEVQGHWDQLVTRCWRTREGVRALYQEGALARLLPPAELMQKWAAAGGLSAHTAMFCGTHAVIGELGWGETFELELHDPVLNRSLHHHYATEALEIAR from the coding sequence ATGCCCCAGCACACCTTCGATCTCGCCGGCCACGGGCCGGTCACCCTGGACATTCGCCACCTGGTCATCGCCGGCTGGGCCGGCCGCGACCGCGCCGCGGTGGACCACCACATTGCCGAACTGGCCGCCATCGGCGTCAAGCCGCCGTCCACGGTGCCCACCTTCTACCGCGTGGCCAGCCAGTTGCTCGACACGGGCAGCGCGGTGCAGGTTCCGGGCCATGACTCCAGCGGCGAGGTGGAATGCGTGCTGCTGGCCAGCGAGGCGCACGGCGTGCTCGTGGGCATCGGCTCGGACCACACGGACCGCAAGGTCGAGGCCTACGACGTCACGGTGTCCAAACAGATGTGCGCCAAGCCCGTGGGCCGTTCGCTGTGGAGGCTGTCGGAGGTGCAAGGCCACTGGGACCAACTGGTCACCCGCTGCTGGCGCACCCGGGAGGGCGTGCGCGCGCTGTACCAGGAAGGCGCCCTGGCCCGCCTGCTGCCCCCCGCCGAGCTGATGCAAAAATGGGCTGCGGCCGGCGGCCTGTCCGCCCACACGGCCATGTTCTGCGGCACCCATGCGGTGATCGGCGAACTCGGCTGGGGCGAGACCTTCGAGCTGGAACTGCACGACCCCGTTCTGAACCGCAGCCTGCACCACCACTACGCCACCGAAGCCCTGGAGATCGCCCGATGA
- the accC gene encoding acetyl-CoA carboxylase biotin carboxylase subunit: protein MFKKILVANRGEIALRIQRACRELGVKAVMVYSEADRDAKYVKLAEEAVCIGPAPSPLSYLSMPAIISAAEVTDAEAIHPGYGFLSENADFAERVEKSGFQFIGPTPESIRIMGDKVSAKQAMIRAGVPCVPGSEGELPEDPVQIRRIAKAVGYPVIIKAAGGGGGRGMRVVHTEAALVNAVQMTKAEAGAAFGNPAVYMEKFLQNPRHIEIQILADKHRNAVYLGERDCSMQRRHQKVIEEAPAPGIPRKLIEKIGERCVAACKKIGYRGAGTFEFLYENGEFYFIEMNTRVQVEHPVTEWITGVDIVKTQIMVAAGEKLPFTQRQIEIRGHAIECRVNAEDPYKFIPSPGRITMWHAPGGPGVRVDSHAYTNYYVPPNYDSMIGKIIVHGDTREQALARMRTALSETVIEGINTNVPLHRELMVDAKFVAGGTNIHYLEEWLSQHKR, encoded by the coding sequence ATGTTTAAGAAAATCCTCGTTGCCAATCGCGGCGAAATCGCATTGCGCATCCAGCGCGCCTGCCGTGAACTCGGCGTCAAGGCCGTCATGGTGTATTCCGAGGCGGATCGCGATGCCAAGTACGTGAAGCTGGCCGAAGAGGCGGTGTGCATCGGCCCCGCGCCTTCGCCACTGTCCTACCTCAGCATGCCCGCCATCATCTCGGCCGCCGAGGTGACCGATGCGGAGGCCATCCACCCCGGCTACGGCTTCCTGTCCGAGAACGCCGACTTCGCCGAGCGGGTGGAAAAGAGCGGCTTCCAGTTCATCGGCCCCACGCCCGAGTCGATCCGCATCATGGGGGACAAGGTGTCCGCCAAGCAGGCCATGATCCGCGCGGGCGTGCCCTGCGTGCCCGGCTCCGAAGGCGAGTTGCCGGAAGACCCCGTGCAGATCCGCCGCATCGCCAAGGCGGTGGGCTACCCCGTCATCATCAAGGCGGCGGGCGGCGGCGGCGGGCGCGGCATGCGCGTGGTGCACACCGAGGCGGCGCTCGTCAACGCGGTGCAGATGACCAAGGCCGAGGCCGGCGCGGCGTTCGGCAATCCGGCCGTGTACATGGAGAAGTTCCTCCAGAACCCGCGCCACATCGAGATCCAGATCCTGGCGGACAAGCACCGCAACGCGGTCTATCTGGGCGAGCGCGACTGCTCCATGCAGCGCCGCCACCAGAAGGTGATCGAAGAGGCGCCGGCACCGGGCATCCCCCGCAAGCTGATCGAGAAGATCGGCGAGCGCTGCGTGGCCGCCTGCAAGAAGATCGGCTACCGCGGCGCGGGCACGTTCGAATTCCTGTACGAAAACGGCGAGTTCTACTTCATCGAGATGAACACCCGCGTGCAGGTGGAGCATCCGGTGACCGAGTGGATCACGGGCGTGGACATCGTGAAGACGCAGATCATGGTCGCCGCTGGCGAGAAGCTGCCCTTCACCCAGCGCCAGATCGAGATCCGCGGCCATGCCATCGAGTGCCGCGTGAACGCCGAAGACCCGTACAAGTTCATCCCCTCGCCAGGCCGAATCACCATGTGGCATGCACCGGGCGGCCCGGGCGTGCGCGTGGACTCGCATGCCTACACCAACTACTACGTGCCTCCGAACTACGACTCGATGATCGGCAAGATCATCGTGCACGGCGACACGCGCGAGCAGGCCCTGGCCCGGATGCGCACGGCGCTGTCCGAGACGGTGATCGAAGGCATCAACACCAACGTGCCGCTGCACCGCGAGCTGATGGTGGACGCCAAGTTCGTTGCGGGCGGCACCAACATCCATTACCTGGAAGAGTGGCTCTCGCAGCACAAGCGCTGA
- the accB gene encoding acetyl-CoA carboxylase biotin carboxyl carrier protein, giving the protein MDLRKLKTLIDLVSESNVSELEITEAEGKVRIVKSGGAVVQQYVAAPAQQAPAPAAAAPVAELPAPAAPTGHIVKSPMVGTFYRASSPGAKSFVEVGSQVKEGETICIIEAMKILNEIEADKSGTVTRILGENGQAVEYGQPLFVIE; this is encoded by the coding sequence ATGGATTTGCGAAAACTCAAGACCTTGATCGACCTCGTGTCCGAGTCGAATGTGTCAGAACTCGAGATCACCGAGGCAGAAGGCAAGGTCCGCATCGTCAAGAGCGGCGGTGCCGTGGTGCAGCAATATGTTGCAGCGCCCGCCCAGCAGGCCCCGGCGCCGGCCGCAGCCGCCCCGGTGGCGGAGTTGCCCGCGCCCGCAGCGCCCACCGGCCACATCGTGAAGTCCCCCATGGTGGGCACGTTCTACCGCGCCTCCAGCCCGGGCGCCAAGTCGTTCGTCGAGGTGGGCAGCCAGGTCAAGGAAGGCGAGACGATCTGCATCATCGAGGCCATGAAGATCCTCAACGAGATCGAAGCCGACAAGTCCGGCACCGTGACGCGCATCCTGGGGGAGAACGGCCAGGCGGTGGAATACGGGCAGCCGCTGTTCGTGATCGAATAA
- the tldD gene encoding metalloprotease TldD: MISREPTIERLSVARRLLLEPFGLDETHLARALADIRAHQVDDADLYFQYTRSEGWSLEEGIVKTGSFSIDQGVGVRAVSGEKTAFAYSDDISEASLLDAARTVRAISAASQEKRAKISLKKISASRSLYPGTDPIASLDSTAKVALLEKVEQQARARDPRVAQVMAGLASEYDVVLVARSDGTLAADVRPLVRLSVTVIAEQAGRREVGSAGGGGRFGLAYFDDAQITQYVNEAVNAALVNLESRPAPAGEMTVVLGPGWPGVLLHEAVGHGLEGDFNRKGSSAFSGRIGQRVAAKGVTVLDDGTLADRRGSLNVDDEGHASQRNVLIEDGILKGYIQDSMNARLSGVAPTGNGRRESYAHIPMPRMTNTYMLGGDKDPAEIVASIKRGLYATNFGGGQVDITSGKFVFSASEAYWVENGKILYPVKGATIVGSGPESLKKVTLIGNDMALDSGVGTCGKEGQSVPVGVGQPTLRIDGLTVGGTA, translated from the coding sequence ATGATCTCCCGCGAACCCACCATCGAACGCCTGTCCGTCGCCCGCCGCCTGCTCCTGGAGCCTTTCGGCCTCGACGAAACCCATCTGGCGCGCGCGCTCGCCGACATCCGGGCCCATCAGGTGGACGATGCCGACCTGTATTTCCAGTACACGCGCAGCGAGGGCTGGAGCCTGGAAGAAGGCATCGTCAAGACGGGCTCTTTCAGCATCGACCAGGGCGTGGGCGTGCGTGCGGTGAGCGGCGAGAAGACGGCCTTCGCCTATTCCGACGACATCTCCGAAGCCTCCTTGCTCGATGCGGCACGCACCGTCCGGGCGATTTCTGCGGCCTCGCAGGAAAAGCGGGCGAAGATATCGCTCAAGAAAATCTCCGCCAGCCGCTCGCTCTATCCCGGCACCGATCCCATCGCTTCGCTGGACAGCACGGCCAAGGTGGCGCTGCTGGAAAAGGTGGAGCAGCAGGCCCGCGCCAGGGACCCGCGCGTGGCCCAGGTCATGGCGGGCCTGGCCAGCGAATACGACGTGGTGCTGGTGGCGCGCTCCGATGGCACGCTGGCCGCCGACGTGCGGCCGCTGGTGCGCCTGTCGGTCACCGTGATCGCCGAGCAGGCCGGCCGCCGCGAGGTGGGCTCGGCCGGCGGGGGCGGGCGCTTCGGCCTGGCCTATTTCGACGATGCGCAGATCACCCAGTACGTCAACGAGGCCGTGAACGCCGCCCTCGTCAATCTGGAGTCGCGCCCCGCGCCAGCGGGCGAGATGACCGTGGTGCTCGGCCCCGGGTGGCCCGGGGTGCTGCTGCACGAGGCCGTGGGCCACGGGCTGGAAGGCGACTTCAACCGCAAGGGCTCGAGTGCCTTCAGCGGGCGCATCGGCCAGCGCGTGGCGGCCAAGGGCGTGACGGTGCTGGACGACGGCACGCTGGCCGACCGCCGCGGTTCGCTCAACGTGGACGACGAAGGTCATGCCAGCCAGCGCAATGTGCTCATCGAGGACGGCATCCTCAAGGGCTACATCCAGGATTCGATGAACGCGCGCCTGTCGGGCGTGGCGCCCACCGGCAATGGGCGGCGCGAGAGCTACGCGCACATTCCCATGCCACGCATGACCAACACCTACATGCTGGGCGGCGACAAGGACCCGGCGGAGATCGTGGCGAGCATCAAGCGTGGCCTCTACGCCACCAACTTCGGCGGCGGCCAGGTGGACATCACCAGCGGAAAATTCGTGTTTTCGGCCAGCGAGGCGTACTGGGTCGAGAACGGCAAGATCCTGTATCCGGTGAAGGGCGCCACCATCGTCGGCAGCGGGCCGGAATCCCTCAAGAAGGTGACGCTGATCGGCAACGACATGGCGCTCGACAGCGGCGTCGGCACCTGCGGCAAGGAAGGCCAGAGCGTGCCAGTCGGCGTGGGCCAGCCCACGCTGCGCATCGACGGCCTGACGGTCGGCGGCACGGCCTGA
- a CDS encoding GntR family transcriptional regulator, with amino-acid sequence MPALPQPSPPAASGGGAQLREQAYADIKRRIIACELAPGAQINEGALGTLLGLGRTPIHQALHRLEMEGLVTILPRKGIVVAPLSLDEVLDMIEVRACNETLCVRLAAERVRPAELAAMRHLLGEAPALLAVHDVPALMALDLRFHSAISAAARNTVLADLLRRLHEQQARFWFLTLSEAGHSVRIHDEHQDILAALERHDPDAAAAAMQRHIDDFRRAITRAL; translated from the coding sequence ATGCCCGCTCTGCCCCAGCCCTCCCCTCCCGCCGCATCCGGCGGCGGTGCCCAGTTGCGCGAGCAGGCCTACGCCGACATCAAGCGCCGCATCATTGCCTGCGAGCTGGCGCCGGGCGCGCAGATCAACGAGGGCGCGCTGGGCACCTTGCTCGGCCTGGGCCGCACCCCCATCCACCAGGCGCTGCACCGGCTGGAGATGGAAGGGCTGGTGACCATCCTGCCGCGCAAGGGCATCGTGGTGGCACCGCTGTCGCTGGACGAGGTGCTGGACATGATCGAGGTGCGCGCCTGCAACGAGACCCTGTGCGTGCGCCTGGCGGCCGAGCGGGTCCGGCCCGCCGAACTGGCCGCCATGCGCCACCTGCTCGGCGAGGCCCCGGCGCTCCTGGCCGTGCACGACGTGCCCGCGCTGATGGCGCTGGACCTGCGCTTTCACAGCGCGATCTCGGCCGCCGCCCGCAACACCGTGCTGGCCGACCTGCTGCGCCGGCTGCACGAACAGCAGGCGCGCTTTTGGTTCCTGACGCTCTCGGAGGCCGGGCACAGCGTGCGCATCCACGACGAGCACCAGGACATCCTCGCCGCGCTCGAGCGCCACGACCCCGATGCCGCCGCCGCCGCGATGCAGCGGCACATCGACGATTTCCGCCGCGCGATCACCCGCGCACTTTGA
- the mpl gene encoding UDP-N-acetylmuramate:L-alanyl-gamma-D-glutamyl-meso-diaminopimelate ligase, with product MHIHILGICGTFMGGLAALAREAGHKVTGCDAGVYPPMSDQLRALGIELIEGYGADQLALAPDVFVIGNVVSRARLPDGAPKFPLMEAILDAGAAYTSGPQWLAEHVLQGRHVLAVAGTHGKTTTTSMLAWILECAGLQPGFLVGGVPLDFGVSARLGAARRPVAGPGVAGDAPVFVIEADEYDTAFFDKRSKFVHYRPRTAVLNNLEFDHADIFDDLPAIERQFHHLVRTVPPSGRVVFNGLEESLARVLHAGCWSEVASFGALVSDFTAQGEPHAFDVFYQGRAVARVEWALTGVHNQLNAMAAIAAAHHVGVAPAQAGRALARFQNVKRRMELHGTVRGIAVYDDFAHHPTALRTTLDGLRRSVGPQARILAAFEPRSNTMKLGTMKSQLPWALEPADLAFCHTAGLDWDAAQVLAPLGDKARTAPDIGTLIGQIAQAARPGDHIVCMSNGSFGGIHGRLIDSLSN from the coding sequence ATGCATATTCACATTCTGGGCATCTGCGGCACGTTCATGGGGGGCCTGGCGGCATTGGCGCGCGAAGCGGGCCACAAGGTCACCGGCTGCGACGCCGGCGTGTACCCCCCGATGAGCGACCAGTTGCGCGCCTTAGGGATCGAACTGATCGAAGGCTATGGCGCGGACCAGCTGGCGCTGGCGCCCGATGTGTTCGTGATCGGCAACGTGGTCAGCCGGGCGCGCCTGCCCGATGGCGCACCGAAATTCCCCCTGATGGAGGCCATTCTCGACGCGGGCGCCGCCTACACCAGCGGCCCCCAGTGGCTTGCCGAGCACGTGCTGCAGGGCCGGCATGTGCTGGCGGTGGCGGGCACCCACGGCAAGACGACCACCACGTCGATGCTGGCCTGGATTCTGGAATGCGCCGGCCTGCAGCCCGGCTTCCTGGTGGGCGGCGTGCCGCTCGATTTCGGCGTGTCGGCCCGGCTGGGCGCCGCGCGCCGGCCGGTGGCAGGCCCGGGCGTGGCGGGCGATGCGCCCGTGTTCGTGATCGAGGCGGATGAATACGACACCGCGTTCTTCGACAAGCGCAGCAAGTTCGTGCACTACCGCCCCCGCACCGCGGTGCTGAACAACCTGGAATTCGACCACGCGGACATCTTCGACGACCTGCCGGCCATCGAGCGGCAGTTCCACCACCTGGTGCGCACGGTGCCGCCCTCGGGCCGCGTGGTTTTCAACGGGCTGGAGGAAAGCCTGGCCCGCGTGCTGCATGCCGGTTGCTGGAGCGAGGTGGCGAGCTTCGGCGCGCTGGTGAGCGACTTCACGGCGCAGGGCGAGCCGCACGCCTTCGACGTGTTCTACCAGGGCCGGGCCGTGGCCCGCGTGGAGTGGGCGCTGACCGGCGTGCACAACCAGTTGAATGCGATGGCCGCCATCGCCGCCGCCCACCACGTGGGCGTGGCACCGGCGCAGGCCGGCCGCGCGCTGGCCCGGTTCCAGAACGTGAAGCGGCGCATGGAACTGCACGGCACCGTACGCGGCATTGCGGTGTACGACGATTTCGCCCACCACCCGACCGCCCTGCGCACCACGCTGGACGGCCTGCGCCGCAGCGTGGGGCCGCAGGCCCGCATCCTCGCGGCGTTCGAGCCGCGCAGCAACACCATGAAGCTGGGCACCATGAAATCGCAGCTGCCCTGGGCGCTGGAGCCGGCCGACCTGGCGTTCTGCCACACCGCCGGCCTGGACTGGGACGCGGCCCAGGTGCTGGCGCCGCTGGGCGACAAGGCCCGGACGGCGCCTGACATCGGCACGCTGATCGGGCAGATCGCCCAGGCGGCCCGGCCGGGCGATCACATCGTGTGCATGAGCAACGGGAGCTTCGGCGGCATCCATGGCAGGCTCATCGATTCGCTATCAAATTAA
- a CDS encoding TlpA family protein disulfide reductase, producing MNVSPPSDPGTPFSRETNPARPGGTAAAPGALRRKLLLYGGVAAAAGLGGAGLAWWRFQPHAVLSGAEAALWSQRFDAPTGGDPVAMERFRGKPLLVNFWATWCPPCVDELPLLNAFYREHAAKGWQVVGLAIDQPSAVRKFLERLPLDFPVGLAGLSGTELGRSLGNLTGGLPFSVLIGADGSIVHRKMGQVTAEDLQQWFALG from the coding sequence ATGAATGTATCGCCGCCCTCCGATCCGGGCACTCCTTTTTCGCGTGAAACGAATCCCGCCCGCCCGGGCGGGACGGCTGCCGCGCCCGGTGCTTTGCGCCGCAAGCTGCTGCTGTATGGCGGTGTCGCCGCTGCGGCGGGGCTGGGCGGGGCCGGGCTGGCCTGGTGGCGTTTTCAGCCGCATGCCGTGTTGTCGGGCGCCGAAGCGGCCCTTTGGTCCCAGCGGTTCGATGCGCCTACCGGCGGCGATCCCGTGGCGATGGAGCGTTTCCGTGGCAAGCCCCTGCTGGTGAACTTCTGGGCGACATGGTGCCCGCCGTGCGTGGATGAATTGCCGCTTCTGAATGCCTTCTATCGCGAACATGCGGCCAAAGGCTGGCAAGTGGTGGGGTTGGCGATCGATCAGCCATCGGCCGTGCGCAAATTCCTGGAACGCCTGCCACTCGATTTCCCGGTGGGTTTGGCAGGGCTTTCGGGCACCGAACTGGGTCGATCTCTGGGTAATCTCACAGGGGGGCTGCCGTTCAGCGTGCTGATCGGCGCAGATGGCAGCATCGTGCACCGTAAAATGGGCCAGGTCACCGCAGAAGACCTTCAGCAATGGTTCGCTCTGGGATAG
- the prmA gene encoding 50S ribosomal protein L11 methyltransferase: MFELSLMCPEDRVESLSDALDALQALSVSVEDADAQTDAEQALFGEPGMPPPKDGWQRSRVVALFQNEAEAQEARALLEVQDFFEGCRVLGLATVPEQDWVRLTQSQFAPVDITPDFWIVPTWHELPAQATRSIRLDPGLAFGTGTHPTTRMCLRWIAANGAPRGASGNPLGRVLDYGCGSGILAIGAAKFGATDVDAVDIDPAAVESTRLNAEANGVALKAGLPDQASGAYQTVLANILATPLKVLAPLLCAHVASGGHLVLAGILERQADELKEAYAPWLPLEVADAQEGWILMVAAR; the protein is encoded by the coding sequence ATGTTTGAGCTGAGCCTGATGTGCCCCGAAGACCGGGTCGAGTCTCTGAGCGATGCGCTCGATGCGCTGCAGGCGCTGAGCGTCTCGGTCGAAGATGCCGACGCGCAGACCGATGCCGAGCAGGCGCTGTTCGGCGAGCCCGGCATGCCGCCGCCCAAGGACGGCTGGCAGCGCAGCCGCGTGGTGGCACTGTTCCAGAACGAAGCCGAAGCGCAGGAGGCGCGTGCCTTGCTGGAGGTGCAGGACTTCTTCGAGGGGTGCCGCGTGCTGGGCTTGGCCACCGTGCCCGAGCAGGACTGGGTGCGCCTCACGCAATCGCAGTTCGCGCCGGTGGACATCACGCCGGATTTCTGGATCGTTCCGACCTGGCATGAACTGCCGGCCCAGGCCACGCGCAGCATCCGGCTCGACCCGGGCCTGGCGTTCGGCACCGGCACGCACCCCACCACGCGCATGTGCCTGCGGTGGATCGCGGCGAACGGAGCGCCGCGCGGCGCCAGCGGCAACCCGTTGGGCCGCGTGCTCGACTATGGCTGCGGCTCCGGCATCCTGGCCATCGGTGCCGCCAAGTTCGGCGCGACGGACGTCGATGCCGTGGACATCGACCCGGCGGCGGTGGAGTCCACGCGACTGAACGCCGAAGCCAACGGCGTGGCGCTGAAGGCGGGCCTGCCCGACCAGGCCAGCGGCGCCTACCAGACCGTGCTGGCCAACATCCTCGCCACGCCCCTCAAGGTGCTGGCGCCGCTGCTGTGCGCGCATGTGGCGTCCGGCGGCCATCTGGTGCTGGCCGGCATCCTGGAGCGCCAGGCCGACGAGCTGAAAGAGGCCTATGCGCCGTGGCTGCCCTTGGAGGTGGCGGATGCGCAGGAGGGGTGGATCCTGATGGTGGCGGCGCGTTGA